The Aphidius gifuensis isolate YNYX2018 linkage group LG2, ASM1490517v1, whole genome shotgun sequence DNA window ATGGTGGTTGACAAGCCTCTTTCCATTTGTGACAaactgaaatataaaatatatcatatcaaaatcattatataaataaaaatacactaGTATTGATATCAACAAAATGCAAagtaatttgaatatttataattaccaTTTTCCATGAATATCCTCTGAGATACCGGAAGCCACATGAATATTTGTGCTAATGAATCATAATCCAGAACCATAATTTTAGTCTcgaaatcatcatcaaaaggTTTTTGTTTATCCATCAGGTGAGGTTTTTTATTGACGCTCATTGTGAGTAGATATCGAATGTTCAATAATCTTTATCTGGTCAGATCAAATCTTGTCCTGCAAGTAGTTCAGGTCACAGCTGATGAAACTACGTGGATATTATTTTACTGTTCGGGTATAACCTCAGAAACAGCTGAACCAATACGATATTtaccaaaataatattctaaatGCAAATTAAACgatatttgtattaaattaaaaaattgatataacatTCCAATTATACCTTAGTTACTTTATGATTCGTGCACTAGTACTTATAGTGCAACAAGCAACAAgtctattataaatatattattcgcTCATGTTCCTATATTGAAAGAGAGAACCTGATTTACAAAGACACGTGTTGCCAGAGTTGCTAAGCATATATATATGGTgtgcaaattaaaatttttccatttcattttccatcatttataaatattatatggtGTGAAAATGTGCGGGTCATGTAGGTcgcttgattttattttctgaCCACGTGGCAAATTGCCAAAGTGTTGCTTAGAAAACTTAACACTATATATAAACTGTACACTGCATTTACACACGTGCAtcgaaaaaaaggtaaatgaCAAAGTGcattttctttattacaagtattttccattaaatttattaaagttatatttgagatttttgaaatttaattaatctgtaatgttttgtgtgtgtgtttttttttatagattaattaaactaaaaatatggAGACTATTACTAGTGAGGCTCAATGGTTCGAGAAATTAACCTCGATTTCACAAGAACTTCAGCTCGAAAGCGtgagttttatcaatttagcttttatttttcaacattaaacattatatttattacgtAAATAGACGATAATTAACTGGACGTTAGTAAACCTTAAactacaatttaaaaaaaacgtcaataatttatattataattttcttaattattatttcatctcaTTTGATTTGGTCATACTGTTTTTTTCAGAAtattgagaaaataatttttataaataaataatattgtgtagacaaaaaaaaaaataacaattgcacCCGATCCACCAGAGTATacctaaaattttaatttttgtcgtgtaaatttattaatcatatattattttttgttaatcaaGATGAACAAACAACTTGCAGCTGAAAAAGCAGCAGAAAATTCTGGTACAGAAGATACTGACAGTGATtctgatgataatgattttttggATAATCCTGGtataattgatgatgataatgattccGATTTGGATAATCCTGgtataaatgataatgataatgaaaatgaagttAGAGTTGAAGCACAGCCCAGTCTAGTCGATAAGCTAAAAAGGCAAATGAGTCCTCTATTTGCTAGTCAACCAAAGTTCGAAACaggtatatttaattaaacttttcaaaggaaaaacattttttttttcaatcaatcaaGTACTAacaataagaataataataatatattgattttttagtgTGCAGCCAAACGAATAACTGGCTCATCATgtcaaattttacaaaatatcgTTCTTATATGCCACGACTTGATGATCCAATCGATGCCTTGCAAAAACAAgaagatgatttaaaatatgtgCTTTATCTATGTAAACATAATCTGACGGAGCTAGACTTACAAGAATATTCTTCATCTAAAATATTGCAAATGATTAATACTAATTTACCAACTCTTAAGAAACTTTCTTTGGTATTTAACGAAGTAGTAAATGAAGattgtgaaaattttttttctaataatatgcCTCGTCTTGAAGAACTGAAGATAGAATGGAATTGTGGAAATTCAACTTTACCAATCATTTTGGTTAAATTGATAGAGCAAGTTGGTAAAACTTTAAAACGTCTTGATATTTCAAATTTGGAAGATGACTATATATATCCACCTTGTTTACCAGATTCATTGGTTCcggtaagtttaaattttacaactaTACATGACAAGAACAAAcgtagtaattattatttgttgattatgatatatatatttattattttttaggtaTTTTCTCAATTAATCCATTTGGAATATTTAGTTATATGGGGTTTTGCTCATTTAAATCAAGCTTCAATCGAGTCAATAGCTAAAATTGAGAATATAGTTACTCTAGAATTAGTAACTAATTGGAAGGAAGATCTACAATGCGATATGTATCCaattggaaatttaaaaaatctcaaaaCATTGGATATTGATGCGGATTTTGGTGTtacagatgaatttttaattaatcttagcaataatgctaaaaatttAACCGAATTAACTATAGTTGGTACAAATATAACGAATAATGGTATAATGgcacttgataaatttactgaattaaaaaaatttgatattggtTTAtatgatttacaaaaaaaaaatatttttatcactgaTGAATCATtccgttatttatttaataaaaaactggAAGAATTAGATATATCAAATTGCATTAAGATCACTAATCATTCAGTGATAACAATTGTTCAAAAATGTACAAATTTAAGAGAGTTAAACATAATGAACACAAATGTAACTGCCAAAGTTGCCAAAGAGCTTACTTATTTAACAAAAGACCGTAGAAAGTTTCTATATCTTTGGGTTCCTTTTAGAGATCGTCACTAtacttttgaattatttaaatcagaCAAAGTATTTTTTAGGACTGAACGTAATGTTTATCCTATTGATACTTATTGACACtagataattattgttaattcatttttcaagAGCATGTAattctattataatttataaatataaattaaaaaaatatttatgatattatataatatgatATACTATTTCGATATAAATTATGTATCCTTTGATGATATattcaagatgaaaaataaaaatttgatgaaaagaaTTGTCAAATTATAAGACATTGCTTGAAAATATCTTTAACTatttgtaactttttttttgatattataaattgatatctaaaataaatactcaatacagataaaatataaataaatatccaatgtaaattttttatactttttcttAAATGTGTCtatgaattttatcattaattttttaacaaatttacttAGGATTGATATCGTTGAATATTGAGCAATGTGCTGAAGGTCAACAGCTTCAGTTAaaccataaataaataaatattgttaaatacggctgattaaaaatacaacacgATGAACATGGATAAACACTCGGATCGCTTGACTATATTTTCTATTCTATTTTCTAATCAAACTGCCAAGGACTCGTGTCGATTGAAAGTTACACGATAAACATGGTAGTGCGTTATGTaagaattgaaatttttttactttgtttctcatcatttataaataacgtCTGGTGAGAAAATGTGTGGGTCACGTGAATAACttgactttatttttaaactacgTGTCGAACTGCCAAGGACTTGTGTCGAaaacttaattttatatactgtaCAGTGTACACACGTACATCGAAAAAGAGGAACAACAAAATTCGtttcatttatcaaaaattttccatCGTCAAGTGTCATTCAAACAATACAAATTGTAAGCATCAACAGTAGGGGAATActgatagaaataatattatttaaaaaaatgataaaataaattgttaaaagttgtttatttttctattttgaagatttttatgACAATCGTTATTTGAGTTATGTTGCTAATTGtaaacttgaattattatttgtatgtaATGCAATTATTATGTGGAGAAAAACCTAGTTAACAACCATTGAGATTCAATTATAGActtagaatttttataaagcgTCCAATTAGAGATATGTATATGCAAAACAATATCATTTATACGATTTTTTGTTGCCAAATCAGCAGCAATAATCGTATCAAGTGTAATATTATCGATAAAAGAGAGATCAAGTCGTTCGAGATCTGGACAATTTTTGATGACCTGAATGATACCAGCATCAGTGAGGTTCGTGCAACCACGACAATTTAAAACTCTTAAtccttttactttttcaacaaaattgttTGTGATAGTCTTGTTGTAGTCTATCGTTAGTTCCTGCAAATGTTCCAAGTTCGTTAAAGCATTAAAACCAATCTCAGTAAGTTTGTTGGGCcctttgatttttaaatatttcaagtgtGTATCAGCAATCATCATAATAGTACTATCTTGAAGTATTTTAATACCTGACAAATCTAAATATTCAAGATACTGCAGTTTTGATAAAAGATCAAGATAAAATGgacaagattttattttactatatagAATTTCCAAATGTTtgagttttttacaattatttgaaattgcaATTATTTCTTCTTTCGTGAGTtcctgataatttatttttaaacattcaagattttcTAATTctgtcaattttataatagctGCAGCTGTAGATTGGACTTTTATTGTCaagtcttttaaatttttgcaataattcactatttttattgcaaaatcCTCAGTCATATTCCAACCAGTACTGagataaactaaatttttaagGTTTAACCAGTATTTAAGTGGAATTTCAGGTTCTGGTGCATTATAATGAGAAGAGTATTCAAggtgttttagatttttgcatgtatAAATCATACtagaaaatacatttaaaatgttttgttCCATAATCGTACAACAGTGTAACAAGTCAATATGTTCTAAATTCACAAGGTCATTGAATATCCACGTTTTTTCCAATGCCCAAGATCGTCTAATATCGAGATAAACAagtgttgatttttttgatatatcttGAATGATATCATCCAGATTACAGGAACGTAGTGTTAAACTTTTAAGATTTTTGTACTTATTTAAGttctgaaaaaatttaaaatttgatttaaattatctgtagtctatttatttaaataatatagtattattatttgttactaGTGACTAACAACTTACGAAAAATATAGGTGGTCTTTTGAGTgacatgtatttaaaaattaaatgaatttcatttatttcttctgAAAGATGATTCATTATTTCATCTGGAAAATTTTTActgtttttcttttgtattttaatggaTACTAATTTATTCAACTGTGTAAAAGTTGAAATGTAGTCATTATTATTCACTCTTGATGTTTCATCAAATACAAGTTCGAGTTTTGTTAAGTTTTTGCATCGTTCACCAACGATTGAAATAATCATGCTTGAGTTGCAAACTTCGGTAAGAGTCAATTCTTTTAGATAAACACCACatcgtaataatatttttttaacaaatgattGTGTCAATAAACGGCTCtgataatcatcatcaattgatacaCCACATTGGTATTCTGTGATGTCGTACCATGATCGTTGACAAGCTTCTTTCCATTTGTGACAaactgaaatataaaatataccaaattaaaatcattacataaatcaaaatacacTAGTATTGATATCAACAAAATGCAAAGTAATTTGAGAATATACAATTACCATTTTCCATGACTATCCTCTGAGACACTGGAAGCCACATGAATATTTGTGCTAATGAATCATAATCCAGAACCATAATTTTATCCTcgaaatcatcatcaaaagatTTTTGTTTATCCATTAGGTGAGGTTTTTTATTGACGCTCATTATGAGTAGATATCAAATGTTCAATAATCTTTATCTGGTCGGATCAAATCTTGTCCTGCAAGTAGTTTGGGTTACACCTGATGAAACTACGTggatattattttactatttgtgTATAACCTCAGAAACAGCTGAAccaaaatgatatttaaagtttaataattgtaaatacaatttaaatgatgtttgtattaagtttaattaattattttattaattttattaattaatattacctCGAGGTATTGATCGATCAATTGCTTTATGATTTGTTTACTATAGTACTAATAATGCTTGTTGCAACAaggttattatttatatttgcatATGTTTTTTGATAGAGACATAGAGTGTACCTGACAAATAAGAAGAACACGTGTTGCCAAAGTTGCCACTACTGACGAGTTCAGACCAAATTTTTATACGTGAATGACTCGACTACAGTGACTTCATTTCTCAACCGAAAACACTatagaaaatttatgtatacatatttCTTAGTATTTACTTTACACACGTGCATCAAGAAAGAGCTTCAATATGACAAGTGCATTTTAttcatcaagtattttttatcgagtttatcaatttatttatttgaagttTTTCGAAATACTTGTACTAATactatcatattaaaaaaagacctTGAAACAGCTatgaacaataaataatgaaacatatatgtttatatataaatttaaaaaaaaaaatgaatataatatataaaaaatgattatttattaaaatacctgTTAGATactaatagaaatttttttctggtcttataaatttatatttaaacaaaaaaaaatagaaaaaaattaatgaagaaaatacttgaatataaAGGCAATTTGCTGAAGGTCACCAACTTTAGTTCaaccatcaataaataaatcttcatCTATGTAAATACGTAATCTGACGGAACTAGATTTAACTAAATATCCTTCATCTAAAATATTGCAAATGATGAACCATtccgttatttatttaatcaaaaattgaaagagTTAAAGATAAGAAACACAAATATACAAAGGTTGCCAAAGATTTacttatttaacaaaatactGTCGAAAATTTCTATCGCTTTAGATTTCTTTTGAAATTTGTTTCTATACTTATAAATTGTTCAAGTcagacaaattattttttacgacTCAAAGTAATGAATTTTCTATTGGTActgattgatattattttaaaaatatacataaattgaATACAAAACAAAgcaaattaaagaaaaaaaaatacaattatttattaaatgaaatttattcatgtgtaccttaaataataacaataccaAAGATCAACATTCcaaggccaaaaaaaaataaaaaatttctacaaatGCATGAGCATATTATCCAATATATTTTGCgtatctatttaattattaagatTACTATGAAACAATAATTAAGTCATTCGGAAATTCCACttgtttaaaaatgtttttgaaaaaaatttaaattttgggAGTAATGAGAACAAGGTGACAACATTGCACTCTTAAATACAGTGTTGCAAACTTGCAAACATAAGTGATTACGTCACAATAAACATAACTCATAAGTGATTCAGTCTTCACACTcttcagttttattatattgatactGATTGATACTAAGTAAAGAGTAagttaaacaatcaataatctatttctaaataaatattaagttaataattagtttaattataataacaaacatCATTGTTGTCATTAAaaacttgacaaaatttttaaacattcgtTTACATACTTGCACCCAATTATCGTTAAtattttaaccctttttttttattttccagatAAATAAACCTAAAATAAAActcaaaaaactatatataaatattaattatactaattaataattacacgATAAACATCTGATACAGCTTTTGGTAGAAATTGGAATTTTCGTATCTTGTTTTtcgttatttataaataacgaGTGCCTGCATCAGACAGAATCATGACTTCTCTTTTTCTTCGGGATGCTAGTGTCATGAAGACATCACGATATCCATGTCCATTCtgtccaaaaaattttaaagtatcaGATGGACGTGGTAGTTTCAGACAACATATTCGAATTCAACATGAAACtctcaataaaaattgtcgTTGTCCTATCAAAGGATGCATGAGACATTTCACTCGAGTGTATTCATTGGAGCTTCATTATGGAAAAGCACACTGGCTATATGAtctagatgatgatgatgatgatgataatgatgatgatgatagtgtagaaaaatataatccatcatcatcaagaacTAATCCAAACAAATGGCAAAAGAGTTTTGACATTTTTGAAAGTAAAATGATGTCAAGTACAATtgatcttgttgaaaaattatatgctGATAAATCAATTCCAGCAGATGTTAATTTAGATGCTATATCTACATTAAGTGAATTTTACAAAGATACAAGTAATATTGtagataaatgttttttatcagAAACATCTGAAATGAATGAATGTGAAAAAatgttattcaataaatttaaaacaagttTCGAATTAATAAGTGTATCATTTGataaactcaaaaaaaattcacaacatCTCTATgaaattgaagaagaaaaatcaCAAGGTGACGATGAAAATGTGGAATTAATTTTAcctgaaatttaatttttaaaattattattataaaaatgtttatcgAGTGGttattattagtttaaatttatcaaaaaaaaaatgtgtttttaattagttgaatcatcatgatgattcaacaaaatattatgttaattaacaagctcaaattattcatttaattattaattatttaatatttaataatacttgttatctttgattaattatttttctaaaaatataaataattctaaaatattCTTTGATAAAAGTTAAAAGTCAATTGTTTCAGTTGAaatgaaatattgaattaGTTTTACCTGAaacttaatttataaaattattattttaaaaatgtttatcaggtggttattgttattagtttaaatttatcaaaacaaaaatgtgtttttaattaattgagtcatcttgatgattcatcaatattatattttattgaatcaaCTAAGTAACAagcttaaattaataattaaattattaattattgaatattagaaatatttattattttctattaattatttttctaaaaatgtaaattatttgttgataaaagcCACaagtaatttgtttaaaatataagcCATTATTTCAGTTGAAATGaaatatgtgttttttttttaattagcatttttattgattataaaatccttggttcaataaattttccacAAGATGACAaggaaaatattgaattagtTATAcctgaaatttaatttacaaaattattattttgaaaatgttcATCGAGTGGttattattagtttaaatttatcaaaataaaaatgtgtatttaattaatcaaatcatcttgatgattcatcaacattatattttgttaaatcaactaaataacaagctaaaattaatcatttaattattaattattaaatatttaataatatttgttattttttataaattgtttttctaaaaatataaataagttgTCATTGTTTTTCGATAAAAGCTAAAAGTAAATTGTTCAAAAtaacatgatgatgattcatcaacattatatttttttaaatcagctaATTAACAAGcttaaattaatcattgaattattgttttaaatgtaCAAATAAGTTGTTAATATTCTTTGATAAAAGTTAAaagtaaattgtttaaaatataagcaattatttcaattgaaataaaataaatatttttctaaaaattatagcatttttattatttataaatccttggttcaataaattttcagggtttcaataaaataacaccACCGTTTTAAGatacataatataattttttatttttatgttgtttttttttgtcttttttgttaatataaaaaccaagaataaaaaaattactgcaTAAGAAGTTATTTATTCTGGGCATACAATTGTAAAACATGTATTCTCTCACGTAATTATTTACAAGACATATTAAAGTCaaggataaatattttacatttataaagaaataattcaaaaaacttaaatatatatatttttcaataataataattaaaaaaaaaacaaccaacaattaataattgtttatgaaaaataaaaaaaattgatgatttttatttttaaaataatgtcttgtttttttaaaaataatattttcattttatttaattttaaataacagaaaaaaataattaaaaaattaataattaaaattattattcaattttaaattaaaaaatcaaataaaaggaaaaaaaaaattataaaatttgaataataataattgtataattgagatttaaaagaaaagtaaattttttttttattcaacttgcAAGACTAAGTGAATCAATACTtgcaagtaaatttttaacatcaccCTGTACTTGATCATTTgtatttgataatgataattttgaacAAAATGAACTTAATGCTTCAATTTGTTCAccaacatcattttttttttctaaatatgcAACAAGCATATTAACAACTTTATGAATTTCATCTTTAATTCTATTTGTATCAGAACCTTTGCAATTTTGTAACATTCGTAATTTAGCTTGTGCTAATTGTAGAGGATTATAACCACGTCTATCTGATGACAATACATTTGTTCCAGCTTTTAAAAGTAATGTTACAACTGATATTTTACTTGTTATAGCTGCCAAATGTAACGGTGTATTACCAAGACTATCAATTTGATTTGGATTTGCACCATGATCCAACAATAATTTAACCATTTCCGAGTAAcctcttgataaataaaacaaacaaaaaacatatattattagctattatttaatataaaatatatactctaTAATTACATACCTTGAGCATGCTAAATGAAGAGCAGTACGACCTTGTTCATCAGCATCATTTGGTGATACACCACGTTCAAGTATATGTGTCATTAATTCAATGTTATTTGTTCCAGCAGCAAGACGCATTTTACGACTCCAATGTGATGTATAAAATGGCTCTAATGCTTCTCTTCTATGATTTCTCATCATAAATTTACCCTTTAAATTACACCTTtcttttaatgatgataatgctttcatttttttgtctatatttaattcatcattgtgaaaaaaatgacGTACATTTGAACAAcctgttgttaaataaaaaatttataatattatctacattttaataattaaaattcatcataatttaatttatatttacgtgGATCTTCAAGTCTAAATCCATCAGGATGACATGATGAATATTgctgtaaaaaataaacaaaaaattaaaaacaattgaatgaaatattaattattattatttgcaattaataaatattgtattaacCGTTTTTAATCTTAATGGTTCTTTATCAATTTgtgaattatcaaattgaaaaaaaacttgtagtGATGATACTGATGAACCAGCTTCTAAATCATTACGTGATAAACATggcattgaattattaaatgatgatttat harbors:
- the LOC122850610 gene encoding uncharacterized protein LOC122850610; protein product: MDKQKSFDDDFEDKIMVLDYDSLAQIFMWLPVSQRIVMENVCHKWKEACQRSWYDITEYQCGVSIDDDYQSRLLTQSFVKKILLRCGVYLKELTLTEVCNSSMIISIVGERCKNLTKLELVFDETSRVNNNDYISTFTQLNKLVSIKIQKKNSKNFPDEIMNHLSEEINEIHLIFKYMSLKRPPIFFNLNKYKNLKSLTLRSCNLDDIIQDISKKSTLVYLDIRRSWALEKTWIFNDLVNLEHIDLLHCCTIMEQNILNVFSSMIYTCKNLKHLEYSSHYNAPEPEIPLKYWLNLKNLVYLSTGWNMTEDFAIKIVNYCKNLKDLTIKVQSTAAAIIKLTELENLECLKINYQELTKEEIIAISNNCKKLKHLEILYSKIKSCPFYLDLLSKLQYLEYLDLSGIKILQDSTIMMIADTHLKYLKIKGPNKLTEIGFNALTNLEHLQELTIDYNKTITNNFVEKVKGLRVLNCRGCTNLTDAGIIQVIKNCPDLERLDLSFIDNITLDTIIAADLATKNQLHALEK
- the LOC122849583 gene encoding serine/threonine-protein kinase TNNI3K — its product is MTSVDSGVDTGNDSNDSGQAEIQGFNGFVRGKSLTTNGSIDSINNKNQINETTDNNQSNISNLTTTKTLCLNKSSFNNSMPCLSRNDLEAGSSVSSLQVFFQFDNSQIDKEPLRLKTQYSSCHPDGFRLEDPRCSNVRHFFHNDELNIDKKMKALSSLKERCNLKGKFMMRNHRREALEPFYTSHWSRKMRLAAGTNNIELMTHILERGVSPNDADEQGRTALHLACSRGYSEMVKLLLDHGANPNQIDSLGNTPLHLAAITSKISVVTLLLKAGTNVLSSDRRGYNPLQLAQAKLRMLQNCKGSDTNRIKDEIHKVVNMLVAYLEKKNDVGEQIEALSSFCSKLSLSNTNDQVQGDVKNLLASIDSLSLAS